The DNA sequence TGGATATCGAGGGTTCAGATGGGTGTTTATTAGTACAGTACTCAGCGCTGCTGCAAGGCAGGATTATTGCAACAATATACAATGAGTGTTTTAAACAACGGAACAGCACATGTATCTTTAGCAAAAGGGGAAATGATACTGAGAGCAGAATATTAATAACACAGTTCCTTTATTGCCTTactaatacaatacaaatattatAGGCATTATTATTTCTACTACAATTAATACCTTCAGTATGAAAAGTAACATAAACCTTCCAAAAGTAGTAATGTTACCAAAATATTAGAACAATgctactgaatgtgtctcatcaTATGCTGTTACTGGTACACTGTACTTAGTTTTTTCCCTAAAGAACTAGATATATTTAGACTGCTGCTTATTTGTATTCTAGTTATATGGGGTTTCATGACTCCCTTCAGCAACAACAGCCTTAGGAAATGTTCAGTATCACTTTTAGTGCTGCTGGAAATAGAACAATTATGCAAACATTGCTAAAATGTCACAGGAAACTTAGAATTATACACACCAAATTCGGACAATGCAACCTTCCCACAACCAGTTTTATTGTAATAAATGAGTAATGTTTCATGTATATTTCAGTGAACCTTGAACACTaaccaaaatacagaaaaatatttcaacatTCTGCTAACACTGGAGTCCACAGAATCCacaagatctgttatgcagaatattttggGCTTTATAGTATTTGAAAATGGGTACTGATCTTTTGGCCTGAACCCATTTGATTGTAAGCTGCAGACTGATACATTCCTGCTTAGAAATTCAGTGAGTGGTACTGCCTGAAATCCCTATGTTAAGCAAAACCAAAGAAAGTGCCTATCTTCAAATTAAAGGTTCTGGGGATACACATGACCCCAGGCCGCCAACAGGGTTACTATAACTTTAAATGGATATTGCCATCACATATTTAACCTGAATTTACAATAATAccatttcattttatatacacaccttggggcagatttactaagctcgagtgaagaattcgaatgaataaaatttcaaatttcgaagtattttttgggtacttccaccaaattggtcaaattcgatcaaatcaaatgatttgaagaaaaaatcgtttgactattcgaccattcgatagtcaaagtactgtctctttaaaaaatacttcaacttcatacttcgccactttaaacctaccgaggtgcaatgttagcctatggggaccttccccagcacttttctaagctttttttgatcgaataaaaatccttagatcgatcgcttaaaatcattcaattctaacgttcgatttgaacgattttatcgttcaaaCGATATTTAttcaatcgttcaatcgaagcatttgcgctaaaatccttcgaattcgatattcgaatttgaaggattttacttcgagaggtcgaattcgagggtttattaaccctcgaaattcgaccattgataaatctgcccccttatgcACTGCCACATTAGAGGTTTAGCTTTATACATAGTGTTTTTATTTAGCCATAAACAAATCACATTCACTATCTCAATGAAGTAAATGTGAAGTAAATGTTCATGACCCATTCTGACATGGGGTAACTTTTCCTGCCTTGTGATGTGGGACAGCAGGTCTTCTTTTTTATAGTATCTATGTAACATAAAGGGATTATGCTTGCCAATATGCTGTAATTAAGCTGTTTTTAGGAGTTCAGAGCTAGAGTTCACACCATGCTTAGCCCTTGATAATACGCATGGAAGGATTTGTGGTCCATCAACATCTGGGTGGAACAACACTGTTGTGGGAGGTTTATGTCCCCTAAAATTAAATCAGAATTAATGTAACATAATTAATTGTATATAATTTCCACTATGGTATCTGTATTAAGCCAGAAAGTAAAGAAGCATACATCAGATGACATTGAatattaaagtttatataaactaactgataacattaaaagaaatggaaaaaaatacatttcaaagcaTTTAGCTCCTACGTCTTGACAAACAAATTTGGTTACTAGAATATGTACTGCACAGTTATTAAAGTGTGTCCCATTTCAAGTGTAATAATACTGGATTCTTTATGAAATCTTTTACAACTGGAAACTCCtaactggacttttttttaatgtcacaTGTCAAATATTTATCAATAGCAATATAATCAATCTCTGGTCCTGgttacaaaatattattaaaaacattgaCACATAATATAAAAGCTCATAATAAAGAAGTGTAAAGGCAAAATGCATGAATACATTGTTCTCCTTACAGAGCTGTACTAATCTTAACACAGAGCAGTGCTGCTCTAGCCAAAGCATCTgaaatagtctaattcaaagcATATTGTCTGTGCTTAAAAACATTCCTGTGCAGTCACAAATATGGGATGTAAAAATAATCCCAAACATGACAACCAGTGTTTCGGTTGCTGTTCACATTACTCCGATCTTCCTTCCTGTGCATTGTGACACAAAGTTttgatcatagtcttcccttattaaagaaaatgtgtaatttatcTGACACATACCCCTTCACCTTGGAATAAATTCTAAATCAACTTCCTTTTTTAAATCCTTTGTATCATTTTTGAtcttatataaaactatatttacagCTATAACCTTGATTGCTATTTGACACAGTTATATTTCATACTCTTCTTATTAACATTGCTGCTCTAATTCCCGTAACTTCTCTACAACAGTGTCCCTGGAATTTCCTCACAGACATTTGGAACTGGAATTTCATTTTATAAGAAGAGGGTTTTTCTGAGGATAAAATCTCACTATACAATAGATCCAAGCGTGTGTATCTGGCATCGCTTTGatgtttcttgttttgtttttccagAAATTGCAGATAGTccttaaacattacaaaaaagaaaaaagcatctAACTGGAATACACTGTACTTTAATACGTCCGTGTTAGGgtaatttatattaacaatagaGTAACTCTGGGTTGCAGCACAACTACATGATCAAACCCTAAATACAAAGCAAACATAAAGACACTTTTAAACATaacagacagaaaaaaacatagcTGATAGTTTAGGAAGCATCTCATTGAAAGCTAACAGGGCTAATATCAGCTCTTACAAATCTCAGAATTCAGAAGATAATTCTACATCTCATTATCCTATTATAATCTCACAGTCAAAATGACCATTTGTGTCCATCCTGTGCCATAAAAGCTGAACCAACTAGGCCTGAAATCTAGATCTTTACAGTAACAGATGTTTCTTAGTTTAATAAATGGAAACATCCACTAATGACTTTTTTAACAACACAGATGTTGATGAATATTATACAATACAAAATTCTGCAGTGCCTATGTGCAAGTCTCTGCTAGTACCCATTGTTCTAAATATCAGCCCTTCCTGTTTATGTTGCTTTAATGCATGATCCACTAAAAAAGGAGAACCTCGTGCAACAGATGTGTGACAACTTTATTGCAAATGGTTGGCTGTTTTTCCACCAAAGGACACAAATGTGGTATGTAAAACGTGCATCATAACATTTCAGCAACAAAGACAAGTTATGAAAACGTGAAATGACATTATGAAatgacaattttgtttttaagaCATTCTGTCTCACAAGAATTATATGTTCCTGAAACAAGAAAGATCATCGCGAAAGTACAGTTATAGTAGTACTATTCTGACAGTACCACCACTAAACGCCATTTTAGCAAAAAGCCATATCTGTGAATATTAGAAGACCTGAGATGCAGGCAGATACATATGGTTGGTTTAAGTAATGGCTAATTTAACCATATGTTTCCACATTTCTACACACCATTTAAAAATAGCTTAATCTTATATCAACTGCCAATATGTGCAAAACCATATCTCTGTTGGTTCTTTATAGGCAATCTTTTAACTGAATTAAGTAGGTATGAGAAAGACAATAGCCTTAATAAAGGCTTACGTTGGTCTAAGATGCACAATGAGCTGAAGAAGACATAGTCTTATACTACCCTACAGTCAGAAACATCACGCTAGTCTGTTTTTGCAGACGATTAATGGCTGTACATGCAATCTTCATTAGATCTATCCACGCTGTTGGGGAGCAAGACTCCCCTATAGGGCTCAatcttttattaaagaaaaagttcCAACTTAGTTTTAGTTGACACTTTATCAGTTTGCAAAGCTGCTGTGTAcagttttgtttattttgataTAGCCCTATTCTAAAGAAACAAAGGCGCAAGCACACAATCATAGTGTAAGATTCAGCCACAAGATATCACAGTAAAACGCTTTGAAATACAAGACATATTGTGGAGAACAATCCCAAGAAGGAAGACTAGTACACATGCTACCAAAATCACAGTGCAAACTCCAGACCAGGTAGAGCTTTTAACAACCCCTCTTCTTTCATGTTCTTCTTCTATAATGTCCTGTGGAATGTTGCCATGTAAAGGCTGTTGTTCCATTGGCATGGTCACAACTGTGACTGGTTTTTGTTGGTTCCCAGGTAGTAGCCGGCAGCCAATATCACCAGGTAACAATGCCCTTTCTTTGCTTACAGGCAGAGGCCACATGTAGCATCCATTGCTAGGCAATTTAATGAATACTGGGGTATTTTCTGAAGCATGAGGAATTGCAATAACAGCAACAACGTCTGGGTCATCGGGCAGCTCGGACACAGAATATCCAGGTGGCAGTTTAGTCACACCTCTGCACCACGGGCATCTAAGGTCTTTCTGACTAGCCCTCATTTGTTGTAAGCAGACTGAACAGCACGTGTGTTTACAGTCAAGTAGCTTTGGCCTTCTTCGAGGGCTATAATAATTAAAGCAAATTTGGCATTCCAGAAGAGAATCCTGGGACAATGTTTCCATTGTATTCTTATGTGAATTTTATAATTTCTTGCAGTGGCTCAAGTGAAAATTGTTATTTCTGCCCTGGTACTGTGGAAACCTACTGAAGTCTTTGGAGGGATATAAATCCAatcgctgtaaaaaaaaaaagccaacacaTGTTTAGTAATCAAGTAAAATTTTGATGGTAGACTATATTCTGTAGGCTAAGACTACACCaattacaaaatataaacatttttgatAACTCTGTTGTGGTCATTACCATAACAGCAAATGATTCATTCAATTTAGCTGGGagaatgtgtattattatatagGTTAAAAAATACAAGTCATCGGTTATAAATCAAAGCCTACAGAATTAGGGAATGAAGCTTAAAGAAAGAGTAAGATGATATTAATCATGGAACATTGTAAAACATGgctgaaataaactttctaaaggACACCCACATTTAAAATCAAGTGCACACATTAATTGAACATGtcgtataaaaattgtaaaatagcCCAATACAACATAGTAGAATAAAATACTAAAGTATAAACATAACACGTGCCAAAAAAGGCATCAATTTAGTCTAGTCTCTGTATCCTAACCACTAACCAATGGTTGTTAGCAATAAGGATCAAGTAAAAGTGCAATGGACAGTGGGACACTGTAAAGAGTTGAACACTGCAGCACAAATTTGCACATAATTATAGACAGGTTGAAAAAGGTATCATTTCTGAAGTTTATgaagtgcaactttttcaaaataatatacatgTTGCTCCCAAGCATGGAAAAACTACTACCAAACagccagttaaaggggacctgtttgAGTGAATTGGTGTTGAATCCGCAACCTGAATCTCAATTTAAAATCAATATCAATTCATAATCTCGAAACTGCCCAGAGTAAGCACCCATAAGGTGGGCAGTTACTGGGGGTATCGGAGGTCTTTTCTGGTACTGTATTTAGttttacatatatttgtaaagGGTATATTGTTTTTAACAAACATATTTGCAGATGATAGTAATATATCTTAAAAAGTGCCTGCCTTTGGAGAACAGATGTTTGACCAGATGACGCCTGGCCAATTGGCATACTGCATCTTTTAAATTACAGAATCATActataggtatggaatccgttatccggaaacccataatccagaaagctccaaattacggaatggctgtctcccatcgactccattttatccaaataaaccaaattttataaaaagattttctttttctctgtaatacttaagcagtaccttgtaattgatccaaacgaatatataattaatccttattgtaagcaaaactaatctttttggtttatttaatgtttacatgattttctagtagactttaggtggaagatctaaattacgtaaagataccttatccggaaaaccccaggtcccgagctttctggataaaaggttccatatCTTTACAAATTTTTGATTTAGAAACAGGTTGAATAGATGAGGGGATAGTTTTGAATTCTAAAAGTCCTGTCTTATCAGTCAGCATTAAGCAAAATGATTTTAGCATACCACTTCAAATTCCAGATAAAACTCCTTTATCTGGCAAGCCTGGAATCCACAATTGTACAACTTTCTGTGCACATAATATAATCTTGAATCCAAATTGATAGACAGGTGTTTTATGATGCAATGGAACCATGACAGTTCTTTTTGTTGTCTTTAGGTGCAGTCAgtgttgcaaatatttttttaacaaagtgtGTAAGCCATCTGTCTCTGTATttctaaaaaattgaatttctagGTTTTTGAGAAGACGCATCTTATAAACCTATATTTCTTCATGAAACTTTTGTTATTTACAGATATCACATCcacaaaataaaaacccattaaaatttattttggatTCCACTGTCTGTGTCATATTAATAGAAGTGTGAACTTCATGACATATTGCAACACTTCAGCGTATTTGTATTCAAATGTCCTTTAAGAATTCTCAGTCACAATTCTGAAGCACTTCAGGCTATAGGAAAGGGCAAATTCAGGTTCTTTAATGTGCTAtgttttaaagaggcagtataccccttgttcaacatgagcttAATAGGGCTTGTGCAGAACATGGCCATATTTATACATAGGTATTGAGGGCCCCTGCCTTGGGAGTCAGCTTTAGGGAGAGCtcgggtgcctattttttttttaagaaaaaaaaactttatttggaaagccccaggtcccgagcattcccgATAAAGGGTCCCATCCCTGTAGTTTCTGTCCTGCTGATgactgtctagggttgccacctttatttcTGGCTGAGACCGGACGGGGGGGCGggtctgtgacatcagtgggcgtaCGCATGACGTCAGTGGTAGGGGCTATGATGgcagtgggcggacccgtgacgtcagtgggctaTGACAcagcgatcagcgattggccgatcgccgtgtcaatcaagggaatcccgtcCAGTTTTCcctatttggaaaaccgggcaggaagtatagacccaggcagcccctcaaaataccgggctgtccgggtcaaaaccagacaggtggcaaccctatgactGTCGAACATAAAATTATGCTTTTATAGAGGTGCTATatcacaaaatacataaataaagtgAACAGTGTGAGATGTGCTTCCATACAGATATTCTAAGTTAATTAAACAATTAACACCCCATCATTAATAATGAAATGTTTACCTAGCTCAGCGACTTGGAAAGTGGAGTGATTGCTttaagatgctgcaaaaagctgcAGTGATGGAGACTATATAAAACTATCTCTGTCTCTTTTATGAGATAAAAACGTAATCATATTCATGCTGAGCTCGTGTTTTCACAAATTATTTTAGCACATGTAACGCTTTCTTGACCTATTCTGTCAATTAGGGGTTAagagtgtccagctagtgtatgagcatgggttacactgtgaaactacagtCAGggcagcttcccctttaagatggtgtaaaactacaacccacaggctaattagtgttaaggatagaataatggacgccaggaggttctttagatagtgaaaacaagtgagatggtttattagcacaacaaatatgcaaaggcaattgaccacaggtttactcacgcaggagttgtagtaggagttagcatatcacagaggagaaaggatagcattgatgatgatgcagcatgtacaggtgtcactcctcaagtcaaacagtaggaagaatatctcactctcaaagaccagcgaccaatgtgaaacaggatcgatcaagtaggggtcaggcagtgctctgctaaactgaattccctatcactgagttccctacactaaaggcaccttagaagcctttgggaggctactccctgctattctccttatTGGAGCATACAACTGCTCATACTACctaaatctggctatctctctctcctagagagactataacagaatctgccctaatgataactAATCCTCGTTCACGGGAtttcctggttcccgacttcagtaccaaaggtacaggtccctttggggtaaatggcttactgggtccttggtgatcccaggttcaatgggaaacacctagcagcacagacaccaggagccaaagaggaagaggccaggggagtgtcattacactctttgtccaataggtgtagatgttacactttaccagttagaa is a window from the Xenopus laevis strain J_2021 chromosome 6L, Xenopus_laevis_v10.1, whole genome shotgun sequence genome containing:
- the rnf152.L gene encoding E3 ubiquitin-protein ligase rnf152-B, with translation METLSQDSLLECQICFNYYSPRRRPKLLDCKHTCCSVCLQQMRASQKDLRCPWCRGVTKLPPGYSVSELPDDPDVVAVIAIPHASENTPVFIKLPSNGCYMWPLPVSKERALLPGDIGCRLLPGNQQKPVTVVTMPMEQQPLHGNIPQDIIEEEHERRGVVKSSTWSGVCTVILVACVLVFLLGIVLHNMSCISKRFTVISCG